The sequence TCTTCCAGGTATCTGCTTTAAACTGGAAATGCATGATTGAGATGTTTTACAACTCTTCTCAGAATTTGATATGTGTCCTCTGACTTGGAATCACTTTCCAAGGATGTACATACTGAATTGATCCAGCACAAAAGGTCTTGGATGATGAAACGTGGGATTGTCAAGGGGAAGCTTCCAGTGAATTCAGCTAAGCAACGCCTTAATGGTTCTTGTCCACTAATGCCAGAAGAGGTATGAGATTGCTAGATATTAACTCCCAATGTTAAAATTGTTCCAATAATACAAATACCAAAGATGGTTGCTTCCTGATAATCTCCAAACCTTAGGGGTTGGAGGGTGCTCATGTCACTACACTGTAGGAGTGATGGgtgttattttaaaatttcctttctttagctttttttaatgggaaattgtccGGGTAAACTCTCCAGTGTACTGTGGAAGTAGGCAAACCTGTTATGTTTGAGTCCATGCTTTAAAAATGACTGATCAACTTGGCCACTCTTTTAATTAAGCATAGTTGTCTAtcgatggggcaagattttaaaaattctgAGCCTTTGATCCTAATCCCATGGATTTCTACAGGTTGGTATTCTTCTTCGTGCTTATGGATACTCATGGGACACGATAATATATGTCTCTGGCGGAGAAGTCTTTGGTGGTCAAAGGACATTAATTCCTCTTCATTCTATGTTTGAAAATGTTGTTGATAGGACCTCCCTTAGCACCCCATGGGAGCTTACTTGGATTTATGGTCGTGAGGCTAACCTTGTCAGCAGCTATCCTAGTACTCCACCTTCGATTGAGAAAGAGATGAAGCATGAAGCTTGGAAAACTGCAGGCCCACGCCCTCGGCCGCTTCCACCACCTCCAGCCCGACCAAAATCATATAACATTGAAGGTTGGTGGGGTTGGGTGGCTGAGAGCGATAATGAGCCTGAGAGCACGGTAATGGAATTGCGGACCAATGCCCATAAATTGCTATGGGAAGCAATTGACTATGTTATATGCATTGAAGCTGAAGCGTTCATCCCTGGATTCGATCGTGATGGCAAGGGACATCCAAATTTTGCTAGCTTGGTTATGGGGCACAGACTCTATCAGTCAGCTGCACTGAAAACATATAGGCCAGACAGGTAATTATCACATCTATCTGGATGCTGCGTATCTTCATATGACATTCTGAATAAGAGAATCAGGACGTGATTTAGATTATTTGACTGTTATTTTGCCTGTGTCAAGGCATTGAGATCAATTGCCGAATGTCTCtcccctttatttttcttttcaagttgtTATATTGCTGTGTCTTTATGCCATAACACTACTAATTGGACAGCATAGGCTATTTAAGACCATAAAATCAGTGTAGGTGTTTCTTTTTCCCACGTTAAATCTTGATAGCTTGTGGGACTTGCACTTGAAGATCCCGCTACATGAAGTAAATTGGTCGAGCAATCTCAGTATTTTGTTCTTCTCCAATGCTGATATATATGATATAGCGGCATGCCTAAATTATCTTAATCAATAAAACGTCTTGCTAATCATCTTAAGTTATCTCAAATTGTTAACTCATGAAGATTCTCTCTCATTGTTCTTTAAACATGTCTCTGTCAATGCAGAAAAGAAGTTGCcaagctttttgaaaaaatccAGGATCATCTATATCATGCAAACCATACTTGGCTAAAATCAGTACGGAAGCatatgagaaagagattgattGATGGACTAATAGAAGCATCTACGAAATCAAAACCAAtgtcttttctctctcatccaGTTCCTGAATGTTCTTGCTTGATGTATGACTCTACTGAAACAGAAGTTCATGCTTCAAGCCCTTCAACTCAAT is a genomic window of Quercus lobata isolate SW786 chromosome 2, ValleyOak3.0 Primary Assembly, whole genome shotgun sequence containing:
- the LOC115976233 gene encoding O-fucosyltransferase 27 isoform X2, translated to MQIQEDTMLVRSHLHLDVSSQTNGFIFVRIQGGFHEIRNSICDVVVVSRLLNATLVIPEIQSTTSKKGISSEFKSFAYLYNEEQFMAALAKDVKVVKTLPKNLKWARRKKEIPSFKVRYSASPYYYLNQVLVVLKRHSVVELVVSEGGCLQAILPPQLQHNEELQRLRCRVAFHALRFRQEVQELATKILLRLRAPGRPFIAYDPGMTRDALAYHGCAELFQDVHTELIQHKRSWMMKRGIVKGKLPVNSAKQRLNGSCPLMPEEVGILLRAYGYSWDTIIYVSGGEVFGGQRTLIPLHSMFENVVDRTSLSTPWELTWIYGREANLVSSYPSTPPSIEKEMKHEAWKTAGPRPRPLPPPPARPKSYNIEGWWGWVAESDNEPESTVMELRTNAHKLLWEAIDYVICIEAEAFIPGFDRDGKGHPNFASLVMGHRLYQSAALKTYRPDRKEVAKLFEKIQDHLYHANHTWLKSVRKHMRKRLIDGLIEASTKSKPMSFLSHPVPECSCLMYDSTETEVHASSPSTQSQVQAALGIAHQCPAWMKSDLILWSKDKDNEEDLDEDDSTSSGLFFRQGGENHESGGGESNNKEEAQMDDQEELEGGER
- the LOC115976233 gene encoding O-fucosyltransferase 27 isoform X3; this encodes MQIQEDTMLICDVVVVSRLLNATLVIPEIQSTTSKKGISSEFKSFAYLYNEEQFMAALAKDVKVVKTLPKNLKWARRKKEIPSFKVRYSASPYYYLNQVLVVLKRHSVVELVVSEGGCLQAILPPQLQHNEELQRLRCRVAFHALRFRQEVQELATKILLRLRAPGRPFIAYDPGMTRDALAYHGCAELFQDVHTELIQHKRSWMMKRGIVKGKLPVNSAKQRLNGSCPLMPEEVGILLRAYGYSWDTIIYVSGGEVFGGQRTLIPLHSMFENVVDRTSLSTPWELTWIYGREANLVSSYPSTPPSIEKEMKHEAWKTAGPRPRPLPPPPARPKSYNIEGWWGWVAESDNEPESTVMELRTNAHKLLWEAIDYVICIEAEAFIPGFDRDGKGHPNFASLVMGHRLYQSAALKTYRPDRKEVAKLFEKIQDHLYHANHTWLKSVRKHMRKRLIDGLIEASTKSKPMSFLSHPVPECSCLMYDSTETEVHASSPSTQSQVQAALGIAHQCPAWMKSDLILWSKDKDNEEDLDEDDSTSSGLFFRQGGENHESGGGESNNKEEAQMDDQEELEGGER